From Pseudomonas putida, one genomic window encodes:
- a CDS encoding ABC transporter substrate-binding protein: MRKIPTLLAALLLTAGLASTDSAASAEQRTPIRFGAINWESGALTTAILRRIVEDGYGYPTETLPGSTVGMEISLARNDLQVIAEEWAGRSPAWVKAEQAGQVFALGDTVKNAVEGWWVPAYVIKGDPDRGLEALAPDLRTVDDLKRYPQVFSDPEAPGKGRFLNSPSGWTSEIVNSQKLKAYGLDSLYNNFRSGTGAALDAEVDSAIRRGKPVLFYYWSPTPLIGRHDLVRLQEPPFDAQAWATLTDPNNPNPRGSESLPAKLSIGVSKAFRDSYPELVVVFEKVELPIDRLNKALAEMSEKRLAPEAAAKAFMHNNPDVWKAWLPADVAAKVQAQL, from the coding sequence ATGAGGAAAATCCCAACGCTGCTGGCCGCCCTGCTGCTCACCGCGGGGCTGGCCAGCACCGACAGCGCGGCATCAGCTGAACAACGCACCCCTATCCGCTTTGGCGCCATCAACTGGGAAAGCGGCGCCCTGACCACCGCGATCCTGCGCCGGATCGTCGAGGACGGGTATGGCTACCCCACCGAGACCCTCCCCGGCAGCACCGTCGGCATGGAAATCTCATTGGCGCGCAATGACCTGCAGGTCATCGCCGAGGAATGGGCCGGCCGCAGCCCGGCGTGGGTCAAGGCCGAGCAGGCCGGCCAGGTGTTCGCCTTGGGCGACACGGTGAAAAACGCTGTAGAAGGCTGGTGGGTACCGGCCTACGTGATCAAAGGCGACCCGGATCGTGGCCTGGAGGCGCTGGCGCCAGACCTGCGCACGGTCGACGACCTCAAGCGCTACCCGCAGGTGTTCAGCGACCCCGAAGCGCCAGGCAAGGGCCGCTTCCTCAACAGCCCCAGCGGCTGGACGTCCGAGATCGTCAATAGCCAGAAGCTCAAGGCCTATGGCCTCGACAGCCTGTACAACAACTTTCGCAGTGGCACGGGAGCCGCACTGGATGCGGAAGTCGACTCGGCCATCCGCCGCGGCAAACCGGTACTGTTCTACTACTGGAGCCCAACACCGCTGATCGGCCGTCACGACCTGGTGCGCCTGCAGGAGCCGCCCTTCGATGCCCAAGCCTGGGCAACCCTCACCGACCCGAACAACCCGAACCCACGGGGCAGCGAGTCGCTGCCGGCGAAACTGTCGATCGGTGTGTCCAAAGCGTTCAGGGACAGCTACCCGGAACTGGTTGTCGTGTTCGAAAAGGTCGAGCTGCCGATCGATCGCCTGAACAAGGCACTTGCTGAAATGAGCGAAAAACGCCTGGCGCCGGAAGCGGCGGCGAAGGCGTTCATGCACAACAACCCAGACGTATGGAAGGCCTGGTTGCCCGCCGATGTGGCGGCCAAAGTCCAGGCGCAGTTGTGA
- a CDS encoding TonB-dependent receptor, producing MPAVQPCRPRPWMHLGFTLSLLLSSPTFADDVARRAYQVPAGSLGGALTRFAEQAGVSLSLDPALLQGRQSAGLSGRYSVAEGFMQLLQGSGLQWQQVGEGAFTLVPAAQSAKAMEIAPTNIIGGPAAGSQAQPYAGGQVARQGAQGMLGARDFMDTPFSMTTYTSDLVKNQQARTLGDLVASDPSVRATNPAGGRFEQFTIRGFSLFNSDVTYNGLYGILPTYSIDMEMADRVDIIKGPSQLINGISPRGSVGGGINVVPKRAGDTPLTEFTGSYASDSQVGGAVDIGRRFGEGDPFGLRFNGVKQSGDTEWDHQRVEREMAVLGLDFRGERLRLSADLGHTERDTDAPQERVLIGANAKVPNADQVHHNYAQAWSQARTNDTFGALNAEYDISDALLAYGAVGARKSNHDFLRHNVSIINDAGDFNVQPRDFSRDETVRTAMAGLRNWFHTGPVSHELNLAATYFYMDFENGGARYASAPSNLYDPVATPSPTTPTRIDAKVYTENRFTGLALADTLGFFDDRLLLTLGARWQRVQVDDWSDGVKGDTAYDEEKVSPSGGVLLKVTDQLSLYANYMEGLSQGKIAPSTAVNEDQIFPPFTSRQVEVGAKYDLGHVAFTASAFRIRQPAYETNAGSRVFGPNGKRDNRGIELSVFGEPLPGVRLLGGVMYIDSELTDTIGGAYDGNRAPATPAYNVNLGAEWDVPGLAGLTFTARGIHSSSQYLDQNNSKQIDGWERLDLGARYAFRVDATQVTLRANVENVLNERYWASAGASDDSEPGLTLSTPRTWLLSATVGF from the coding sequence ATGCCTGCAGTACAGCCTTGCCGCCCACGTCCCTGGATGCACCTGGGTTTCACCCTGAGCCTGTTGTTGAGTTCACCCACCTTTGCCGATGATGTTGCCAGGCGTGCCTATCAGGTGCCTGCCGGCAGCCTGGGCGGGGCGCTGACGCGCTTCGCCGAGCAGGCTGGGGTCAGCCTTTCGCTCGACCCGGCACTGCTCCAGGGCCGGCAAAGTGCCGGGTTGTCCGGCCGCTACAGCGTAGCCGAAGGTTTCATGCAACTGCTCCAGGGCAGCGGCCTGCAATGGCAGCAAGTGGGCGAGGGGGCCTTCACCCTGGTGCCTGCAGCGCAAAGCGCCAAGGCAATGGAGATCGCCCCGACCAACATCATTGGCGGCCCTGCAGCGGGTAGCCAAGCGCAGCCTTACGCCGGCGGCCAGGTCGCCCGACAGGGCGCGCAAGGCATGCTTGGCGCGCGCGACTTCATGGACACGCCGTTCAGCATGACCACCTACACCAGCGACCTGGTCAAGAATCAGCAGGCCCGGACGTTGGGCGACCTGGTCGCCAGCGACCCGTCGGTGCGGGCAACCAACCCGGCGGGTGGGCGTTTCGAGCAATTCACCATCCGCGGTTTCAGCCTGTTCAACAGCGATGTCACCTATAACGGCCTGTACGGCATTCTGCCGACCTACTCGATCGACATGGAGATGGCCGACCGGGTCGACATCATCAAAGGCCCCAGCCAGCTGATCAATGGCATATCGCCCCGGGGCAGCGTGGGCGGCGGTATCAATGTGGTGCCCAAGCGCGCGGGGGATACACCGCTCACCGAGTTCACCGGCAGCTACGCCTCCGATAGCCAGGTGGGTGGTGCGGTGGATATCGGGCGGCGCTTTGGCGAGGGCGACCCGTTCGGCCTGCGCTTCAACGGGGTGAAGCAGTCCGGCGACACTGAATGGGACCACCAGCGTGTGGAACGCGAGATGGCCGTGCTGGGCCTGGACTTTCGGGGTGAGCGCTTGCGCCTCTCGGCTGACCTCGGCCATACCGAGCGTGACACCGACGCCCCCCAGGAACGGGTACTGATCGGTGCCAATGCCAAGGTGCCGAACGCCGACCAGGTGCATCACAACTACGCCCAGGCCTGGAGTCAGGCGCGCACCAACGATACCTTTGGTGCGCTCAATGCCGAGTACGATATCAGCGATGCGTTGTTGGCCTACGGCGCAGTCGGTGCCCGCAAGAGCAACCATGACTTTCTGCGGCACAACGTTTCGATCATCAACGATGCGGGTGATTTCAACGTCCAGCCACGGGATTTCTCCCGTGATGAAACCGTGCGCACCGCCATGGCCGGCCTGCGCAACTGGTTCCATACCGGGCCGGTCAGCCATGAGCTGAACCTGGCTGCCACCTACTTCTATATGGACTTCGAAAACGGTGGTGCGCGCTATGCCTCGGCGCCCAGCAACCTCTACGACCCGGTCGCGACACCCAGCCCAACCACGCCGACGCGGATCGATGCCAAGGTCTACACCGAAAACCGCTTCACCGGCTTGGCGCTGGCCGATACGCTCGGCTTTTTCGACGACCGCCTGCTGCTGACGCTGGGTGCCCGCTGGCAGCGTGTTCAGGTCGATGACTGGAGCGATGGCGTCAAGGGCGACACCGCCTACGACGAGGAAAAGGTCTCGCCCTCGGGCGGTGTGCTGCTCAAGGTCACCGACCAGCTCTCGCTCTACGCCAACTACATGGAGGGATTGAGCCAAGGCAAGATCGCACCGTCGACTGCGGTCAACGAGGACCAGATCTTCCCGCCGTTCACCAGCCGCCAGGTGGAGGTCGGCGCCAAGTACGACCTGGGCCATGTCGCCTTTACCGCCAGCGCCTTCCGCATTCGCCAGCCCGCCTACGAGACCAATGCCGGTTCACGCGTGTTCGGCCCCAATGGCAAGCGCGACAACCGTGGCATCGAGCTCAGCGTATTCGGCGAGCCGCTGCCGGGCGTTCGCCTGCTGGGCGGAGTGATGTACATCGACAGCGAGCTGACTGACACTATTGGCGGCGCCTACGACGGCAACCGCGCACCGGCAACCCCGGCGTACAACGTCAACCTCGGCGCCGAATGGGATGTGCCCGGGCTGGCCGGGCTGACCTTCACCGCACGGGGCATCCACTCCAGCTCCCAGTACCTGGACCAGAACAACAGCAAGCAGATCGATGGCTGGGAGCGCTTGGACCTTGGCGCGCGGTATGCCTTCAGGGTCGACGCAACCCAGGTCACCTTGCGCGCCAATGTGGAGAACGTGCTGAACGAGCGCTACTGGGCCTCAGCCGGGGCGTCGGATGACAGCGAGCCAGGGCTGACGCTGTCTACGCCGCGTACCTGGCTGCTGTCGGCAACGGTTGGGTTCTAG
- a CDS encoding sigma-70 family RNA polymerase sigma factor translates to MTDAATPPEHSLPALYREHRGWLEAWLRRRLSNAWDAADLSQDTFLKVLASAQPLAEIREPRAYLLTVGRRLLSDFHKRRSLEQAYLDALARLPEQCLPSPEQRWILLETLQALDELLDGLNAPVRKAFLWSQLEGLGYSEIAQRLGVSERTVKRYMAQAYEHCLLVDL, encoded by the coding sequence ATGACTGACGCCGCGACGCCCCCGGAGCACAGCTTGCCTGCCCTGTACCGTGAGCACCGTGGCTGGCTTGAAGCCTGGCTGCGCCGGCGCCTGAGCAACGCCTGGGATGCGGCCGATCTGAGCCAGGACACTTTTCTGAAAGTGCTGGCCAGTGCCCAGCCACTGGCCGAAATCCGCGAACCGCGCGCCTACCTGTTGACCGTCGGCAGGCGCCTGTTGAGCGATTTCCACAAGCGCCGCAGCCTGGAGCAAGCTTACCTGGACGCGCTGGCACGATTGCCGGAGCAATGCCTGCCATCGCCGGAACAACGCTGGATCTTGCTCGAAACTCTGCAAGCGCTGGATGAACTGCTCGACGGCCTCAACGCGCCGGTGCGCAAGGCCTTTCTCTGGAGCCAGCTGGAAGGCCTGGGCTACAGCGAAATTGCGCAACGCCTTGGGGTATCCGAGCGCACGGTCAAACGCTACATGGCGCAGGCCTATGAGCACTGCCTGCTGGTGGACCTGTAA
- a CDS encoding glutathione S-transferase family protein, with translation MLRILGRDSCINVRKVLWACIEFDVPFEREDWGAGFQPTDTPAFLALNPNAMVPVIQDGDFTLWESNTIIRYLATRYGDAPVYPTEATARARVDQWIDWQASDLNRSWSYAFMSLVRHSPAHQDAQALAAGCADWSRHMRILEQQLATTGAYVAGDRFTLADIPIGLSVNRWFETPLEHPHLPAVRDYYQRLSEHPGFLAHGRNGMA, from the coding sequence ATGCTACGGATATTGGGCAGGGATTCTTGCATCAACGTGCGCAAGGTCCTCTGGGCCTGCATCGAGTTCGATGTTCCCTTCGAGCGCGAAGACTGGGGCGCAGGCTTTCAGCCCACGGACACGCCCGCGTTCCTGGCCCTGAACCCCAACGCCATGGTCCCGGTGATTCAGGACGGCGACTTCACGCTGTGGGAATCCAACACCATCATCCGCTACCTGGCCACGCGCTATGGCGATGCGCCGGTGTACCCCACCGAAGCCACGGCCAGGGCCAGGGTCGACCAATGGATAGACTGGCAGGCTTCGGACCTGAACCGCTCGTGGAGCTATGCCTTCATGTCGCTGGTGCGCCACTCACCGGCGCACCAGGACGCCCAGGCGCTGGCCGCCGGCTGCGCAGACTGGTCGCGCCATATGCGAATCCTCGAGCAGCAGTTGGCCACGACCGGGGCTTATGTGGCCGGTGACCGCTTTACGTTGGCCGATATCCCCATCGGGCTTTCGGTCAATCGCTGGTTCGAAACGCCCTTGGAGCACCCGCACCTGCCGGCGGTGCGTGATTACTATCAACGGCTGAGCGAGCATCCAGGCTTCCTGGCCCATGGCCGCAACGGAATGGCCTAG
- a CDS encoding S8 family serine peptidase: MRLNLDFVYYRNFTFDGHFHVRCSGDDLHKVKSIHYLLERIAGEGVVHLDGATVASQVSSGQVAHHGCPAMLSCEALAGSYRIRPQVTLMDSEILALNLPAEADATWRPAPLAIDISEGELTRGILDSVALSSTSTRRKRSVRAASAFPYRPEGQRYPALVLVFAEGGYARLMADLQPEARSVLARYWPGLQHVIQVHPFLDHLEREDARFKVLANHYWIEQPQSMLNDTFVALIQTLEALDYVDATAFVPPQLEHGNLLLLGGAAVIATLLTGGAYVAGTNAHDEAQPTPDFEALQRYLDAPDARYRGLNIRKVWAAGVKGRGARVHFSDGGLHANHEDLRGNPKLNVIPPSINRDADHGTASVGVLSARDNGLGMTGICHAAELYLYDNLAIDARSYSQTLKNLLAYTSAGDIVAINRQTANPNALGTFLPSLHEKTWWDVTQALTERGAVVLNAACNGTYKSDDKAGTTQGYGVDLGEWRYFNDHGDADAILVGACHSWDGKAHQYSNYNYRYSMLNAWGDSVATLGYGALQDKNEHDRDYTSNYGGTSSATPLVTGALALIQSYAIEQHHLYLNARQMHLLVMQSGYKDATSADTGRLPMGARPNVLGALMLLDRILQAGRFYLPDDGVCGDECAS, translated from the coding sequence ATGCGTTTGAATCTGGATTTCGTGTATTACCGCAACTTCACCTTCGATGGGCATTTCCATGTGCGTTGCAGCGGCGACGACCTGCACAAGGTCAAGTCGATTCATTACCTGCTGGAGCGCATCGCAGGCGAAGGTGTGGTCCACCTGGATGGCGCTACGGTGGCTTCACAGGTCAGTAGCGGGCAGGTCGCCCACCATGGTTGCCCGGCCATGCTGAGCTGCGAGGCGCTGGCGGGCAGCTACAGGATCAGGCCGCAGGTGACGCTGATGGACAGCGAAATCCTCGCGCTGAACCTGCCCGCCGAAGCGGACGCCACATGGCGCCCAGCACCGCTGGCCATCGACATCAGCGAGGGTGAACTGACCCGGGGCATTCTGGACAGCGTGGCGTTATCGTCCACCTCCACGCGGCGCAAGCGATCGGTGCGGGCCGCGAGTGCATTCCCGTATCGCCCCGAAGGCCAGCGTTACCCCGCGCTGGTGCTGGTGTTCGCCGAAGGAGGCTACGCGCGGCTCATGGCTGACCTGCAGCCCGAGGCCAGGTCGGTACTGGCAAGGTACTGGCCGGGGCTGCAGCACGTGATCCAGGTGCATCCGTTTCTTGACCATCTAGAACGGGAGGACGCGCGGTTCAAAGTGCTCGCCAATCACTACTGGATCGAGCAGCCCCAGAGCATGCTCAACGACACGTTCGTCGCGTTGATCCAGACCCTGGAGGCCCTTGATTACGTCGACGCCACGGCATTCGTGCCGCCTCAGCTCGAGCACGGCAACTTGCTGTTGCTCGGTGGGGCCGCTGTGATTGCCACACTGCTCACTGGCGGGGCGTATGTCGCCGGCACCAATGCCCACGATGAAGCCCAGCCCACCCCGGACTTCGAAGCCCTGCAGCGTTACCTGGATGCACCCGATGCCAGGTACCGCGGCCTGAACATTCGCAAAGTCTGGGCGGCTGGCGTGAAGGGCAGAGGTGCACGGGTGCACTTTTCCGATGGTGGCCTGCATGCCAACCATGAAGACTTGCGGGGCAACCCGAAGTTGAACGTGATTCCGCCATCGATCAACAGGGATGCAGACCATGGCACCGCATCGGTCGGTGTGCTGTCGGCGCGTGACAACGGCCTCGGCATGACCGGTATTTGCCATGCGGCAGAGCTGTACCTGTATGACAACCTGGCCATCGATGCGCGCAGTTACTCACAAACGCTGAAAAACCTGCTGGCTTACACCAGCGCTGGAGACATCGTCGCTATCAACCGGCAGACGGCCAACCCCAATGCGCTGGGTACGTTCTTGCCTTCGTTGCATGAAAAGACCTGGTGGGATGTCACCCAGGCGCTGACCGAGCGCGGTGCGGTAGTGCTCAATGCTGCGTGCAACGGCACCTACAAGAGTGATGACAAGGCCGGCACCACACAGGGTTATGGTGTCGACCTTGGTGAGTGGCGCTATTTCAACGACCATGGTGACGCCGACGCGATTCTGGTGGGGGCTTGCCATTCCTGGGATGGCAAAGCGCACCAGTACTCCAACTACAACTACCGCTACAGCATGCTCAATGCCTGGGGCGACAGTGTCGCGACGCTGGGTTACGGCGCACTGCAGGACAAGAACGAACACGACCGCGACTACACCAGCAACTATGGCGGCACCTCGAGCGCCACACCCCTGGTCACCGGCGCCCTGGCCTTGATCCAGTCCTACGCCATCGAACAGCATCACCTTTACCTGAACGCCCGGCAGATGCACCTGCTGGTGATGCAGTCGGGCTACAAGGATGCCACGTCAGCCGATACCGGCAGGTTGCCCATGGGCGCCCGACCCAATGTACTGGGCGCCTTGATGCTGCTCGACCGGATCTTGCAGGCCGGCAGGTTTTACCTGCCGGACGATGGTGTGTGCGGCGACGAATGTGCGTCTTAG
- a CDS encoding type 1 glutamine amidotransferase domain-containing protein, with amino-acid sequence MKKILMVLTSHDQLGDTGKKTGFWLEEFAAPYYVFIDANADVTLASPKGGQPPLDPKSDEDDAQTDATRRFRSDTEGQMALADTVPLSEIDPYDFDAVFYPGGHGPLWDLAEDTDSKTLLEAFYASNKPIAAVCHAPGVFKNVKAPDGHPVVKGKKVTGFANSEEDAVGLTDVVPFLVEDMLKHNGGEYSKGPDWASHVVEDGHLITGQNPASSEAVAKALLKRLAAE; translated from the coding sequence ATGAAAAAGATCCTGATGGTGCTGACATCCCACGATCAGTTGGGCGACACCGGCAAGAAAACCGGCTTCTGGCTGGAGGAGTTTGCCGCACCTTACTACGTGTTCATCGACGCCAACGCCGACGTCACCCTTGCCTCGCCCAAAGGCGGGCAGCCACCGCTGGACCCCAAAAGTGACGAGGACGATGCGCAAACCGACGCGACCCGGCGTTTTCGCAGTGATACCGAGGGGCAGATGGCACTGGCCGACACAGTACCGCTGAGCGAAATCGACCCTTATGACTTCGACGCCGTATTCTACCCCGGTGGCCATGGGCCGCTGTGGGACCTGGCCGAGGACACCGACTCCAAGACGCTTCTCGAAGCCTTCTATGCATCCAACAAGCCGATTGCCGCCGTGTGCCATGCACCGGGTGTGTTCAAGAACGTCAAAGCGCCAGACGGCCACCCTGTGGTCAAGGGCAAGAAAGTGACCGGGTTCGCCAACAGCGAGGAAGATGCGGTCGGGCTGACTGATGTGGTGCCCTTTCTGGTCGAGGACATGCTCAAGCACAACGGCGGCGAGTACTCCAAAGGCCCGGACTGGGCAAGCCATGTGGTCGAGGACGGGCATCTGATCACTGGGCAGAACCCGGCATCGTCGGAAGCGGTGGCCAAGGCGCTGCTCAAGCGCCTGGCAGCCGAGTAG
- a CDS encoding DUF1737 domain-containing protein, with protein sequence MQASPPNDLPRYRLITGKDDAAFCRRISDILALGYELHGSPSLTYDPQQQCVIAGQAVVWPSAKGQPHQG encoded by the coding sequence ATGCAAGCATCCCCTCCCAATGACCTCCCCCGCTACCGGCTGATCACCGGCAAGGACGATGCTGCGTTCTGTCGCAGAATATCGGACATACTTGCCTTGGGGTATGAGCTGCATGGTTCGCCAAGCCTCACCTATGACCCCCAGCAACAGTGCGTCATCGCAGGCCAGGCGGTGGTATGGCCGAGCGCCAAGGGCCAGCCTCACCAGGGCTGA
- a CDS encoding SDR family NAD(P)-dependent oxidoreductase → MTLNALICGASQGIGLALCEQLLARDDVARVWAVSRQARGSQALAALAAAHGERLVRIDCDARNEQALEALASEVSRICTHLDLVISTLGILQRDGAKAEKALAQLDLAGLQASFATNAFAPVLLLKHLLPLLRKQPCTFAALSARVGSIGDNRLGGWYSYRASKAALNQLLHTASIELKRLNPASTVLVLHPGTTDTQLSQPFQANVPAEQLFAPTFAAQCILKQIGRLGPADSGSFWAWDGQPITW, encoded by the coding sequence ATGACGCTGAACGCACTCATCTGCGGCGCCAGCCAGGGCATCGGCCTGGCGCTGTGCGAACAGCTGCTGGCACGCGACGACGTGGCGCGAGTGTGGGCGGTGTCACGCCAGGCCAGGGGCAGCCAAGCCCTGGCCGCGCTCGCCGCTGCACATGGCGAGCGCCTGGTGCGTATCGATTGCGACGCCCGCAATGAACAGGCCCTTGAAGCATTGGCCAGCGAGGTCAGCCGCATCTGCACACACCTCGATCTGGTCATAAGCACCTTGGGCATTCTGCAGCGCGACGGGGCCAAAGCGGAAAAGGCCCTGGCCCAACTCGACCTGGCTGGCCTGCAGGCCAGCTTCGCTACCAATGCGTTCGCGCCGGTGCTGCTGCTCAAACACCTGCTGCCGCTGCTGCGCAAGCAGCCCTGCACCTTTGCCGCGCTTTCGGCCAGGGTCGGTTCCATCGGCGACAACCGCCTGGGCGGCTGGTACAGCTACCGCGCCAGCAAGGCCGCGTTGAACCAGCTGCTGCATACGGCCAGCATCGAACTCAAACGGCTCAACCCGGCCTCTACGGTGCTAGTGCTGCACCCCGGCACCACCGATACCCAGCTTTCCCAACCGTTCCAGGCGAATGTGCCCGCCGAGCAATTGTTTGCACCCACGTTCGCTGCACAGTGCATCCTGAAGCAGATTGGCCGGCTTGGGCCGGCGGACAGTGGCAGCTTCTGGGCGTGGGATGGTCAGCCGATCACCTGGTGA
- a CDS encoding FecR domain-containing protein, whose protein sequence is MAEPSAQAREVVRTAARWLALLESGKASEGELQRLAQWRASNTLHEQAWQKAQLLRQRFAQLHGELALATLDRPDAERRALLKQALGVAALVPAAWLLGRQVPLDAWTADVHTAVGARSRRELGDGTVLQLNTDSAVNIDLAARRLTLVRGEVAINAPQGVRMTVQVPFGQVAVNAGEACVRLFDQSCRVSVLNGTATLQPLRGTAVALQAGQQASLQAASVGAVSGLDDWLLGWRDGVLRLDDRPLGDLLRELRRYRPGVLRWAPALDTLRVTGTFRLDDTDRALSLLAASLPLEVHTRTRYWVTLTAREKRA, encoded by the coding sequence ATGGCCGAACCTTCCGCTCAAGCCCGCGAAGTCGTACGCACGGCGGCGCGCTGGCTGGCACTGCTGGAGTCAGGCAAGGCCAGTGAAGGTGAGCTGCAGCGCCTGGCGCAGTGGCGCGCCAGCAACACCCTGCATGAGCAGGCCTGGCAGAAGGCGCAGCTGCTGCGCCAACGCTTCGCCCAACTGCACGGAGAGCTGGCGCTGGCCACGCTCGACCGCCCGGACGCCGAGCGTCGTGCCCTGCTCAAGCAAGCGTTGGGGGTGGCCGCGCTGGTTCCCGCCGCCTGGCTGCTTGGTCGGCAGGTACCACTGGATGCGTGGACCGCCGATGTGCATACCGCTGTGGGGGCGCGCAGTCGACGGGAGCTGGGCGATGGCACGGTCTTGCAGCTGAACACCGACAGTGCCGTCAACATTGACCTGGCAGCGCGACGGCTGACGCTGGTCCGCGGTGAGGTGGCCATCAACGCCCCCCAAGGCGTGCGCATGACCGTGCAGGTACCGTTTGGCCAGGTAGCGGTCAACGCAGGCGAGGCCTGTGTTCGTCTGTTCGATCAGTCTTGTCGGGTTTCTGTACTCAACGGCACCGCCACGCTGCAACCACTGCGCGGCACGGCCGTGGCGTTGCAGGCGGGGCAGCAGGCCAGCCTGCAGGCCGCCAGCGTGGGCGCGGTAAGCGGGCTGGATGATTGGCTGCTGGGCTGGCGCGACGGGGTGCTGAGGCTGGACGATCGGCCATTGGGCGACTTGTTGCGTGAATTGCGCAGGTACCGCCCCGGTGTTTTGCGCTGGGCACCGGCGCTGGACACGCTGCGTGTCACCGGCACCTTCCGCCTCGACGACACGGACCGCGCGCTGTCACTGCTGGCGGCCAGCCTGCCGCTGGAGGTACATACGCGCACCCGTTATTGGGTCACGCTGACGGCGCGAGAAAAACGCGCGTAA
- a CDS encoding methyl-accepting chemotaxis protein, whose protein sequence is MEQQYRQVDQVATASHEMSATAQDVARSAAQAAQAARDADQATREGLAVIDRTTHSIDTLAANMSQAMSEVEGLAQNSEKIGSVLEVIRSIAEQTNLLALNAAIEAARAGEAGRGFAVVADEVRNLAQRTQESVEETRQVIEALQTGTREVVGAMDNSHRQAQGGVEQVGQAVTALQRIGQAVTVITDMNLQIASAAEEQSAVAEEINSNVATIRDVTESLSGQANESARVSQSLNSLANQQQALMDQFRV, encoded by the coding sequence ATGGAGCAGCAATACCGCCAGGTCGACCAGGTGGCCACCGCCTCGCACGAAATGAGCGCCACGGCCCAGGACGTCGCCCGCAGCGCCGCCCAGGCTGCCCAGGCGGCGCGCGATGCCGACCAGGCCACCCGCGAAGGCCTGGCGGTGATCGACCGCACCACCCACAGCATCGACACACTTGCCGCCAACATGAGCCAGGCCATGAGCGAAGTCGAAGGGCTGGCGCAGAACAGTGAGAAAATCGGCTCGGTGCTGGAGGTGATCCGTTCGATCGCCGAACAGACCAACCTGCTAGCGCTCAACGCCGCCATCGAAGCCGCCCGTGCCGGCGAGGCCGGGCGTGGTTTCGCGGTGGTGGCCGATGAAGTGCGTAACCTGGCGCAGCGCACCCAGGAATCGGTGGAAGAAACCCGCCAGGTCATCGAGGCACTGCAAACCGGCACCCGCGAGGTGGTCGGCGCCATGGACAACAGCCACCGCCAGGCCCAGGGCGGTGTCGAGCAGGTCGGCCAGGCGGTTACCGCGCTGCAACGTATCGGCCAGGCCGTGACCGTGATCACCGACATGAACCTGCAGATCGCCTCGGCCGCCGAAGAACAAAGCGCGGTGGCCGAAGAGATCAACAGCAATGTCGCGACCATACGTGATGTCACCGAATCGCTGTCGGGCCAGGCCAACGAATCGGCGCGGGTCAGCCAGTCGCTCAACAGCCTGGCCAATCAACAGCAGGCGTTGATGGATCAGTTCCGCGTCTGA